From a region of the Cyclopterus lumpus isolate fCycLum1 chromosome 5, fCycLum1.pri, whole genome shotgun sequence genome:
- the LOC117730926 gene encoding PAK4-inhibitor inka2-like: MREEMLCLRDSGDCLRDQMQYMMRSLQDLRKTCPAAKRPLSTQLPALVRHSAVARACQQRALQREQRTRQRMSDASTASTYDSACCLASHLEEDEDNSSSRLGLGSPSSQKSLEFDSGYSEASWQDEVVVLRRTRNVRVSSSACLRTNRAPSGRIRPKSTSDACLERWTSFEVSDPEDWTNSLLTRGRNRQPLVLGDNSFADLIQNWMDLPDCPEPTELKPNSSSRQGRGFFVNMRRKLAGLSKSVEDRVRMRSTESAHINRTANAPKRLSCPVVASQPKVPFFHQSYAGINDMDTDFYHFALMKSRSRQPIICKDILGYV, from the exons ATGAGAGAAGAGATG CTCTGCCTGCGTGACTCAGGCGACTGCTTACGGGACCAGATGCAGTACATGATGAGGTCACTGCAAGACCTACGCAAAACCTGCCCTGCAGCCAAACGGCCCCTCAGTACCCAACTCCCGGCTTTAGTGCGCCACTCTGCAGTGGCACGTGCCTGTCAGCAGCGAGCATTGCAGCGAGAGCAGCGCACACGCCAGCGGATGTCTGACGCCAGCACAGCCAGCACTTACGACTCGGCCTGCTGCCTGGCGAGTCAtctggaggaggacgaggacaacTCCAGCAGCCGGTTGGGCCTGGGCTCTCCCAGCAGTCAGAAAAGTTTGGAGTTTGATTCAGGTTACTCTGAGGCGTCATGGCAGGACGAAGTGGTGGTTCTCAGGAGGACCCGGAATGTGCGGGTGTCATCTTCGGCCTGCCTCCGCACAAACAGAGCGCCAAGTGGGCGCATTCGACCCAAATCCACGTCTGATGCCTGTCTGGAGAGGTGGACATCGTTTGAGGTCAGCGACCCAGAGGACTGGACAAACTCTTTGTTGACCAGAGGACGCAACCGCCAACCGCTGGTTCTGGGTGACAACAGCTTTGCAGACCTCATACAGAACTGGATGGACTTACCAGATTGTCCCGAGCCCACTGAGCTGAAGCCAAACTCAAGTAGTAGACAGGGAAGAGGTTTCTTTGTCAACATGAGGAGGAAACTGGCTGGGCTTTCCAAGAGTGTAGAGGACAGAGTGAGGATGAGATCCACAGAATCTGCACATATTAACAGAACTGCAAATGCTCCGAAACGTCTGTCCTGTCCAGTCGTGGCATCGCAGCCCAAAGTCCCCTTTTTCCACCAGTCTTACGCCGGCATTAATGATATGGACACAGATTTTTACCACTTTGCCCTCATGAAATCACGCAGCCGACAGCCCATAATCTGCAAAGATATCCTTGGCTATGTCTGA